The Corylus avellana chromosome ca8, CavTom2PMs-1.0 genome has a segment encoding these proteins:
- the LOC132189912 gene encoding protein EMBRYONIC FLOWER 1: MERSIVVDGSHCKSNSNTVSKSEGSFIQIDSISIDLVSAKDKGDHAGKCEHFSIRGYVSEIRKKDWKICHPFSLEGDQNDQPQEQTSFLPPLDVPKFRWWRCQNCLSEVAAKDNGTVFKCCSTKCRSNSTCSHVGASAAVLLSGFQQVPKLVHNGRPVLEANNSKLSNDDHLLLCSDKKNKKAEVAHGTIKGHDVSSEDNVKQEVSKLTNTVPEVNSSMTQERHTKDTVALKSKCNGSIEFFEPGSGRHGGSDGNLKCIVKDSAEPFHTGTQASPSDQCIELTKTCQTFGLGGIVDGAPNAVKAHTNGHPVLELDEFDHEASESAEVMVDDHLDKSSYFHRRKTRKVRLLTELLCENGDAKNDHIETDNSPSNRNPDAYAEFHTISVPQGQLAIQGNVKKGMGQNRKRKLLQDEEWIPSEVIPPNYLNKKVQTWKGDTEATDTIMVNEFEDAIAGMGLKTDMKIHPRKSINDRSSAIGKNKYKKIQVSDASLSLAPPQVNVQKEIQDKIGNTSKSNSADIVSFRLAHDGFTSRGMNPCQFLALRTERRPDMCQNMNKNPQVDGVAASLFPWTNGMLRNDPFTRKNVDFMQTGSVTVPFQSPQDSSTEKGLHLSVNSILAAQRYDTEFIPRVEDGLPSLSRWQDGTPTVDQVMRKNIEINNVGDPNIPSRSPPDAFFSKGVNCEYSTFRMPLLDGIQNCTSWVEDGGCSQSHQMDYSGVSNIEKTIKALEHSTVGKKHSNQKADKVSEQGALDDIPMEIVELMAKNQYERCLHDAENKKHLLETTNNTRNVQMTDCTNTYGNGELRLLQGEITRKRKSQPRNGRNGIITKDKNVGPTKQKSVDYFSQIDRNHMNVSYLDQTQTPTGFRSFAQSQKKPSSGVQFSASSSSRHSSGQNCKWNGAMVGHGPSHASLQALGGCNTHQTVPQRSEAAVHLWSTLNPNQMHFGYKMPQKGVTQSTNIDMLSHCPDSLHMGNMNSDNGMKFLNLNPTSLDKHNMNCGSETFSRTNAEYPLACKHNGIGLPQNLMGSLDLYSNETIPAMHLLSLMDPGMRSGPTFNMSGTPEFPKRPSFPHDHKSEFPRMEIGTYKTTDSMKPPSSNYCAKSHFSEKSHGCFHCTQTVCAPASSFQQNKGLQRATNFTGQVALKSQEKDKTKSSNPPTKNRGHRSENFVFPSSSLGTNHGAVPVHSVQKRFFLGASDSILPYHRMENSTLHPKNTSVSEMCSINMNPADFCMPRKGSIYMIRGEDLKFGKVVPSQSRPGLVNLDGRKRHRKHSTVKARLQH; this comes from the exons ATGGAGAGGAGTATTGTGGTGGACGGGAGTCATTGTAAGAGCAATTCCAATACTGTCTCCAAGTCTGAGGGATCGTTTATTCAGATTGACTCGATATCAATAGATCTTGTCAGTGCTAAGGATAAGGGTGATCATGCTGGAAAGTGTGAGCATTTCTCTATTCG TGGATATGTATCTGAGATTCGCAAGAAAGATTGGAAGATATgtcatccattttctttagaGGGTGACCAGAATGATCAGCCTCAGGAGCAAACATCTTTTCTTCCCCCTTTAGATGTTCCAAAATTCAGATGGTGGCGTTGCCAAAATTGTCTGAGTGAGGTTGCTGCTAAAGATAATGGAACAGTCTTTAAATGTTGTAGCACTAAATGTAGATCCAATAGCACTTGTTCCCATGTGGGGGCCAGTGCTGCAGTGCTTCTTTCAGGTTTCCAGCAGGTTCCCAAGCTAGTCCATAATGGAAGACCAGTACTTGAAGCCAATAATTCTAAATTGAGCAATGACGACCATCTTTTATTATGTAGtgataagaaaaataagaaggCTGAAGTTGCACACGGCACTATTAAAG GCCATGACGTTAGTTCAGAAGATAATGTTAAGCAGGAAGTCTCCAAACTAACAAATACTGTACCAGAAGTTAATTCAAGCATGACACAAGAACGGCACACAAAGGACACAG TGGCTCTCAAATCAAAATGCAATGGGTCTATTGAATTTTTTGAGCCAGGCAGTGGGAGGCATGGAGGTTCTGATGGTAACCTCAAATGCATAGTTAAGGATTCTGCTGAACCTTTTCATACAGGAACACAAGCTTCTCCCAGTGATCAATGCATAGAGTTAACAAAAACCTGTCAGACGTTTGGGTTGGGTGGTATTGTTGATGGGGCGCCTAATGCTGTCAAAGCTCATACAAATGGACATCCTGTGCTGGAATTAGATGAGTTTGATCATGAAGCATCTGAAAGTGCTGAAGTTATGGTTGACGATCATCTAGATAAGTCAAGTTATTTTCATCGTAGAAAAACTCGAAAGGTGCGTCTGCTGACTGAGTTATTGTGTGAAAATGGTGATGCAAAGAATGATCACATTGAGACAGATAATTCTCCATCCAATAGAAACCCTGATGCATATGCAGAGTTTCATACAATTTCTGTTCCCCAAGGTCAGTTGGCCATCCAAGGAAATGTTAAAAAGGGAATGGGTCAGAATAGGAAGAGGAAGTTGCTTCAGGATGAAGAGTGGATACCTTCAGAAGTGATCCCTCcaaattatttgaataaaaaagttcaGACATGGAAGGGAGATACAGAAGCAACTGATACAATTATGGTTAATGAATTTGAAGATGCAATTGCAGGAATGGGTTTAAAAACTGATATGAAGATCCATCCGAGAAAAAGTATAAATGATAGAAGTTCTGCTATaggaaagaataaatataaaaagatccAAGTTTCTGATGCATCTTTGTCATTAGCGCCACCCCAAGTAaatgtacaaaaagaaattcaGGACAAAATTGGAAATACAAGTAAGAGCAATTCTGCTGATATTGTTTCTTTCAGATTAGCTCACGATGGATTCACAAGCAGAGGAATGAATCCTTGTCAATTTCTTGCTCTAAGAACAGAGAGAAGACCTGATATGTGCCAGAACATGAACAAGAATCCACAAGTGGATGGAGTGGCAGCTTCTCTATTTCCCTGGACTAATGGCATGCTCAGAAATGATCCATTTACACGGAAAAATGTAGATTTCATGCAAACAGGATCTGTAACTGTTCCGTTTCAATCACCACAAGATTCATCCACTGAAAAAGGGTTGCATCTTTCAGTTAACAGCATTTTGGCTGCACAAAGATATGACACAGAATTTATTCCTCGAGTAGAAGATGGTCTACCTTCCTTATCACGTTGGCAGGATGGTACTCCCACAGTAGATCAGGTTATGAGGAAAAATATAGAGATCAACAATGTTGGAGATCCAAATATTCCATCTAGATCTCCACCAGATGCCTTTTTCAGTAAAGGAGTAAATTGCGAATACAGCACCTTTAGAATGCCTCTTCTGGATGGGATTCAAAACTGCACCTCTTGGGTTGAGGATGGGGGGTGTTCTCAAAGTCACCAAATG GATTATTCTGGGGTGAGCAACATTGAAAAAACTATTAAAGCTCTGGAACATTCAACTGTTGGGAAGAAACATAGTAACCAAAAAGCTGACAAGGTTTCTGAGCAGGGAGCTTTAGATGACATACCCATGGAAATTGTTGAGCTCATGGCAAAAAATCAGTATGAGAGGTGTCTTCATGATGCTGAAAATAAGAAACACCTGTTGGAAACAACAAATAATACAAGAAATGTTCAGATGACGGATTGTACTAATACATATGGTAATGGGGAGTTGAGACTATTACAGGGGGAAATTACTCGGAAGCGAAAATCTCAGCCAAGGAACGGGAGGAATGGCATAATCACTAAAGACAAAAATGTGGGACCTACCAAACAGAAGTCGGTTGATTACTTTTCTCAAATCGATAGAAACCACATGAATGTGAGCTACCTGGATCAAACTCAGACGCCTACAGGGTTTAGGTCTTTTGCTCAGTCCCAAAAGAAGCCATCAAGTGGAGTCCAATTTTCTGCTAGCAGTTCCAGCAGACACAGTAGTGGTCAGAATTGCAAATGGAATGGGGCTATGGTGGGGCACGGGCCTTCTCATGCTAGTTTGCAGGCCTTGGGAGGATGTAACACACACCAGACAGTTCCACAACGTAGTGAAGCAGCAGTTCATCTTTGGTCAACCTTGAATCCTAATCAAATGCACTTTGGCTATAAAATGCCTCAAAAGGGTGTAACTCAGTCTACTAACATAGATATGCTTTCACACTGTCCCGATTCACTGCATATGGGGAATATGAACAGCGATAATGGTATgaagtttttgaatttaaatcctACCAGCCTTGATAAGCACAATATGAACTGTGGGTCTGAAACTTTCAGCCGAACTAATGCAGAGTATCCATTGGCTTGCAAACATAATGGAATTGGGCTTCCTCAAAATTTGATGGGGTCGTTAGATCTCTATTCTAATGAAACCATACCTGCAATGCATTTGCTCAGCCTCATGGATCCAGGGATGCGGTCAGGGCCTACCTTCAATATGAGTGGAACACCAGAGTTCCCTAAGAGACCTTCCTTTCCTCATGATCATAAATCTGAGTTTCCCAGGATGGAGATTGGAACATATAAGACCACGGATTCCATGAAACCGCCATCATCTAACTATTGTGCTAAAAGTCACTTTTCTGAGAAGTCCCATGGCTGTTTTCATTGCACTCAAACAGTTTGTGCACCTGCTTCTTCATTTCAACAAAATAAAGGTCTCCAAAGGGCTACTAATTTTACTGGCCAAGTTGCCTTGAAGTCTCAAGAGAAAGACAAGACAAAAAGTTCTAATCCACCCACGAAGAACAGAGGTCATAGATCCGAAAATTTTGTATTCCCCAGTAGTAGTTTAGGCACAAATCATGGAGCTGTTCCTGTCCATAGTGTGCAGAAAAGGTTCTTCCTTGGTGCATCTGATTCTATATTGCCATATCACAGAATGGAGAATTCAACTCTACATCCGAAAAACACTTCTGTGTCTGAAATGTGCAGTATTAACATGAATCCGGCTGATTTTTGCATGCCAAGAAAAGGAAGTATATACATGATTAGAGGTGAAGATCTAAAATTTGGAAAGGTGGTTCCTTCTCAAAGCAGGCCTGGCTTAGTTAATTTGGATGGGCGCAAGCGGCATAGGAAGCACAGTACTGTAAAAGCACGTTTACAACATTGA